TGTCCTTGGTGAGCCGTATTCAGAAATTGAAGGCGCTTGAAGCTCGGTGGCGCTGGAGACAGATACGGTCTCAAAAGGTGACTGCTCCAGTGAAGCCGTTACAGGAGACGTGCTCCTTTTGGCCTGTTTCTTACCAGACCCCCCGGAGACAGTCATCGACTCGGCTGATGTAACTGGCTCAAAGGAGGTCCCTGCTTCTGGCCAAGCAAAAGCAGATGTTGGTTTTGGTGCACTAGGCAGTGGCTCAACAAAAAGCTGAAATGGATTTTGTTCCCTGTCGGAAGGCTTCACGTGCGGAGCGGCTGCTTTGTGTCCGACAGCAGAAACACCGCTGGTTCTTCCACTTTCCGATGGTTTGTTTTGGAGGGATCCTGGTCGATTCTGGCTCGATGGGGCAGCTGATTGAAAGTGCATTGACGTGGAAGTCAAATAACTTTTAGGAGCTTCATCTGAACGCATGCTTTCGTTGAAGGCAGCGGCTTCCCTAAAAAGTTGGTCATATGGGGATGTCACACTGCCACTCTCGTCGCCCCGTGTTGGCACAGCTTGTGTCTTCGCCGCGACATTTTCAGAAGGTGCGTTCGTCGAAGTGTCCCATTGAGGAGCTGGCATAGGGGTCGATAACAACGTGAGATCAAAATCTTTTAACTGAGGGTAAGACGGAAGGACTGTACCTCCCCCCCCGGGTTGTTGCGAACCATGTCCAGGATGCGGCGTCTCAATACTGCGAATCGTACGCTTCCAACCCGTGGGTGAGAGAAAATCAAAACTAGACGCCGGTCCCGCTACTTCTCCTGTTGAGTACGCTGTCTTGGGCTGACTGCTATCACCCACGTTTGCAGTGTCATGGCCAGCATAATGCTGAGGGTGATTCATCGATGTTCCTTCGAAAGGAAATTCGGGAAACAACTGGTCAAAAAGCAACGCGCCATCACGTGATGGCGCGTAGTACGCACGCTCACTCGCCCGCCTTGACGACCCAGGAATGTCAAGCGTCATAAGCATTTTACCAGATGAACGTTGTTGGCCTTTGTCAGCTGAAGCCAACGCAGGCTTCCACGACACCGAAGTTTCCGGCTGCACCCCAGGTGGCAACAACTCCTGCTGCTGTAGTGGTTGATGCACAAGAGACCCTTGTGGCTGCTGCTGTAGTGGTTGATGCACAACAGACCCTTGTGCCTGATGCTGTAGTGGTTGATGCACAACAGACCCTTGTGGCTGCTGCTGTAGTGGTTGATGCACACGAGACCCTTGTAGATGCTGCTGTAGTGGTTGATGCACAAGAGACCCTTGTGGATGCTGCTGTAGTGGTTGATGCACAACAGACCCTTGTGGCTGCAGCTGTAGTGGTTGATACACAACATTCCCTTGTGGCTGCTGCTGTAGTGGTTGATGCACAAGAGACCCTTGTGGCTGCTGCTGTAGTGGTTGATGCACAACAGACCCTTGTGGCTGCTGCTGTAGTGGTTGATACACAACATTCCCTTGTGGCTGATGCTGTGGTCGACGGTGCAGATGGTGCACAAGAGACCcctgttgctgctgctgtAGTGGTTGATGCACAAAATTCCCTTGTGGCTGCTGCTGTAGTGGTTGATGCACAACATTCCCTTGTGGCTGATGCTGTGGTCGATGGTGCACAAGAGCCCCTTGTGGCTGATGCTGTAGTGGTTGATACACAACAGACCCTTGTGGCTGCTGCTGTAGTGGTTGATGCACAACATTCCCTTGTGGCTGCTGCTGTAGTGGTTGATACACAACAGACCCTTGTGCCTGATGCTGTAGTGGTTGATGCACAAGAGACCCTTGTGGCTGCTGCTGTAGTGGTTGATGCACAACATTCCCTTGTGGCTGCTGCTGTAGTGGTTGATACACAACATTCCCTTGTGGCTGATGCTGTGGTCGATGGTGCACAAGAGACCCCTGTGGCTGCTGCTGTAGTGGTTGATGCACAACAGACCCTTGTGGCTGCTGCTGTAGTGGTTGGTGCACAACATTCCCTTGTGGCTGATGCTGTGGTCGATGGTGCACAAGAGACCcctgttgctgctgctgtAGTGGTTGATGCACAACATTCCCTTGTGGCTGCATCTGTAGTGGTTGATGCACAAGAGACCCTTGTGGCTGCTGCTGTAGTGGTTGATGCACAACAGACCCTTGTGGCTGCTGCTGTAGTGGTTGATGCGCAACATTCCCTTGTGGCTGCTGCTGTAGTGGTTGATGCACAAGAGACCCTTGTGTCTGCTGCTGTAGTGGTTGATGCACAACAGACCCTTGTGGCTGCAGCTGTAGTGGTTGATGCACAACAGTCCCTTGTGGCTGCTGCTGTAGTGGTTGATGCACAAGAGACCCTTGTGGCTGCTGCTGTAGTGGTTGATGCACAACATTCCCTTGTGGCTGCTGCTGTAGTGGTTGATGCACAACATTCCCTTGTGGCTGCTGCTGAAGGTTCGGAAACGCCTGGGGGACTCCACGTGAGCTTCTGCTGAGGGAAGGTTCTGGATCGACAGTCGAACGTTTAGAGTATGCTAGATGCGGATGCGTGGCAGGAGGGGGCGGTGCGCCCGGACCGGCGGCGCCTCTTACGTTCCCAGGTGGTAACGCTGTTTGTGAcgcagaaacaaaggacGACGTTGGCGGCCCCGACGCAGTACGGCGTGGTTGCTGAGAGCCTACCTGCTGTGTGGCATCGGTTCCCGATTGCGGAAAAGACGATCCGCCTGTTGCAACTACCGCAGCACTGGGGATAAGGACAGTTTCCAGGCGTCCGTTTTTGTTTGCCGCAAAAGGGACCAACGGTACAACTGGTTCCACTAGTGTGCCCGGAGGCAGCGGTTCACGCTTCAAAGGAAAAGTGGTCTGACTGTTCCTGTGAGCGGTACCTGAGGAAACCAGCACTCAGAAAACATGGCGGGATGTGCTCGTTCGAGCTACCGATGTGACATGGTGAAGCGCCCCCGTCGCCGTTGGAGTACCTCACAAAAAGCCACCACCGATTGTCTCATAGTCGCACGAAGCTGAACAAGTAACAGTCTGCAAGACACGTAAGCCTCGCGGGTCTCACGAGCCCGTCACCCAACGGAGACGACGCCCCTTGAACAGTCCACTGGGCCTTCCGCTAGTGATGCAACGGACGAGTCGCCGTGATGGAAGGGATGTGTGTGACAGTTGGCAATCGCGAACTTATCTTAGCATCGCCAGCAGGATTTCAGTATAGTAATCAAGCAAGAGATGGCAGTGAGCAACTATGGTGCTGTATCCATGCAATCACGAACGCCAACGTTGTGAACCATGATCCCAGGCCTCAAGAGGAGGTACCTACGCCTCAGCCGTCTCACAAGGCGCATGAGAGTGCCGGGAGTGCTATGGAAAATGAATAGGGAGCTCAGGTTCCAGGCTACACTATCCGGTCTTACCCAAAGACAACGAAGTAGACGAACTGCTGCCTTGGGGTGAAGGTAGACGCGAGCTGCCAGTAGGGCTAGACCCTGTGCTCGAAAACATGCCTGGGTCGGAGCTTGGCAAGCTGGCTAACAGATGTGGTGGTTTTGTTGCACCTGCGGCGCCCTCTGCGGTTCGCAGAGGGGAAAATCGTAATTTTGGAGAAGGTGTATTGTCGTACGGATCCACTGCTACCGGCTGGTTGACTCCTGTACGCCCCACCCCCTGGCTGGCAAGGTCACCTTCGCcacctcttcgtttccgccttctcttaCTTGCGGCGGGGCGCTCTGAGGGTGGCGGTTGTGACAACAAACCGCTTCGCTGTAGTGCCTGATGCATAACAGATCCAGGTAGTACCCCCGGAAAAGCCTGGGCGACGCCAGATACTCCACTGCTGCTGGAAGCTCCTGGATCGACAGTCGAATTTTTCGAGGATGCCTGATGCAGATTCGTGGTTGATGGGGTTGATGTGCCCAGACCGGCGGCGCCTCTTACGTTCCCAGGTGGTAACGCTGTTTGTGACGTAGAAACAGAGGACGACGTTGACGGCCCAGATGCAGTACCGCCTGGTTGCTGGAAGCTTGCCTGCTGCGTGAGATTAGTTCCCGACTGCGAAATAGAACGTCCACCGGTTGAAGCATCGCTGGTGGTGGGCAGAATGAGGATTGCGGGCTTGCCGCCTAATGTCGCTGGAATTCCGGCCTGCGGCTCGCTCGGAGCTGATGTTGTACCCGGAGGCCCCGGTGTGCGGAAAACAGGGATATCAGTATCATCGTTACCAACAGCGAAACCTATAAGTTCTACCTCGACTGCATTACCCGGAGTGGCACTCATCCTAGATACGCTTGTGTCCTCAGGAGTCGCCTGCGGTAAAGTACCTCCCGTGCTCTGTGTCCCAAGGCTGCCAGACATACTTGGAGGTCGCTGCTCAAGAGCTTTTCTGAGCGTGGCCGCGCGTTCAAGGTGACGCGGCGCTACCCGTCGGAATTCTTCCCTAATTTCACGCTCCCATGTCAACCGTTGTTTTGGGCAGGGGTGTTTTTTTAACCTGCAAGGGGTGCTCATACGCCGTTGAAGCTTACGCGTCACAAAAGCCGACTCATCTCCCCATTCCTCCTCTATTTCCTTAATCGTTTTCTCCACCTGCTCTCTTGTGCCACACTTTCTCCAGTCACACTGAGTCGAACCTTGTGGCAACTGGGTTCCGCTGGTGTCTTCACCTGGACTGTTCGACGACCCGGGATCCTGTTCCTCCTTTGTGCTAGTTGGCGAGTGCGCTGCGGCCTCCGTGCCGACGATCCGCAAAGATGTCCATAGACCCTCACGCGTGAGAAACACGGAATCCAACAAGCGGAACTCATAATTTCTGCTATTATCATGACATAGATTATCGAGATCAGGATTTGTCTGAAAGGctacgcatgcagccgcccAGAAACCAACCGAGAGCACAGAACGTACTTTCATTTTCGCGAATTCGAACCAAAACAGCGCAATCTCACTGGGCACAAAATTATGATGGAAATAGTCTCAAACCAGGGAGGCACAAGGGAAAATGGCGAGAGTGAGTTACAGAACTTAACCTTGTTACTCCTGACTGAAAACACAAACCACAGGGCCACCCGTTAGAAACACAGTCTatgttcctcttcttggtTCACAACCAGCAGCAGAACCGACGACAGCTCCTTTCACAATTTACAAATTTTCCTTGTCAGAAAAGCGACGCCATCAAGTAGGCAGCGATTGATTGAAGTGCCACAGCTCAGGCCCTCCTTTTGACCAATCTGCATACTGTGGGGTGCTAGGTTCACGCTGTTTGTCACGCCACCCGGTTGACACGGACTGAAGCCTTCTAAAGCCAAAAAATACAAAAGGAAGATTCCATACAGGAATTTGCGTGCTACTGCAAGGCTGACTTGGCAGCGACGTGTAATACACTAGTGCAATGATCTCGCGAGTCTCGTCGCTATTAGCCGTTTCACGACTGGTTCGGGTAGAGTCCACGTCGCTGACGTGGTGGCCACACCTGCAGATAACATGAGTACCAGGAGTAACTGCTGATTACGTTTATGCTCTGTAGATAGACACAGTAGTCTTTTGCCACCCTCATAGCTTACCGACACTCTCCTCTGGCAACTCCATTGCTGTGGATTCACAAAGGAAGCTGTGACTAGCACCGCTTGTAGTATACTGTTGTTTTCGACCTTGTGTAGCATCTCGTGTTCCTTGTTAACTGCTTTTAAAGACCTTATACTTGCATGCCTCCATGTCACGCGTTAGATTGCCGGAGTATCACCGCATCCAGTACCGTCACAGCTATTGGAAGTACCGTCGCAGCTTTTgggaggcgagggaggaacGCGTTGCTGGCAGTGACGTGTAATGCGCACGGCTTGTAGAATCGGTGTCACATGTGACACTCTGAAGAAACTTTTCAGTTGTCACACCCGATAGTGAAATGACGATGCACGAAGTTTCCCACCCCGGGCACGTTGAAAGGAACTTTCGGCCTAACGAGTTACGGCGTTGTCATTGATTTTGACTCATAGGTTTTCTTCAACGAATACAGGTACTCAACAAGAGGAACTGCAGTTGCCTATCACGAGATGAGATTATGGTTGCTGCGGCAGAGCGTGGTTGGTTGTCGAATGGGATAGAGCACTGACTTCCTGATCCAATAGAGACGTGCGTAGCATCTTGCAACTGCGAGCAACGGCATCATTTCTGTTAGCACACGAGGACAAGAGGATACAGTTGATGGACGTAGAATCGGAGCGCTGGGTTCTTCACAGGGGAACATTTTTCACGGACTTTTTCGAGGGAATCAAACTCTCAAacccttctctcgctgcgaaATAACGTCGCAACAATCGAACTATCCTGCTCTAGTACAGAAACTGCGCGTCGACTTGACGATACACATTCATGGTCAGTCGTCTTTTCCGTCAGGAGAAGCGCCGTCACGAAGTCAAAGTGACCTACGATACGTACCGCCAGCCAAGAAGGTAGTTGCAATTGCTGAGTTCGGGAGCGAGCAGCGCGCGTTTCCTCGGTGTATGACAGTCATCAGAAAAAGCGTCATTGACAGAACCCAAAAGAGGACATAAAACGACACCATTAGAAGTCTATAACGCGGTGACCTACCTACGAGTTTTTTTGCTTGTCTCCATATTACTCTGAGGAGCCTTACGGAACAGGCTTTTGTTGCCATTTCTTTCACATGCGCTTTCGGGCACCAATGACCTGCATGGGCACTGCGCTGTAAGATCGCTGCTGCGTCGTATACGAGTCTCAGCGTTCTCTGCACTTTCGCACATGCGCGCAGGGTTAGATGCTTATTTGGTCTTGTTTTTGCGCCTGCACGTGGTGCCCTTACGATGGTGACATGCGTCTTTAGTGAATGGCTTTTCGTCGTTGAGTGGACGCCCTAGGAGGTACCTTTGTAGCTCCGTAATTTCCACGCAGAGCGAGCTCTGTCAGGCCTTTTCCGCTGTCGGTGACGTATTCATGCTGCCGACTACTTTTGCATGTTACGGTTCTGGCTGTAGTGTGCCGTCCAAACACCTCTTTCTAGTTTTCTATTTGTGGATCGACATCGGCTTCAACCATCAAAACAGTACATCCCTTCGACCCGGTTCGCCCATTGTATCCTCGGTCCTTCGCGTGGGTTGCCCTCAATATTGCACAGTCGCACATTACCACATCATTACCGAGACACGTACACGAACCGAACCTTCAACTGCTACCACAGGGGACTCTGTGTGGCCGTCGTCCGCCTCTCAGACGCGACAAGTTGCAGACTGTGCGACAAACCGGTCTACACCGACACTGTCCCGAAAGGTGACGGGGTCACTACATTCACAGTACGACCGACCGCCTTCGGTGAAGCAAGGGGATACACACATCAGCTGCCTACACCCGTTTGCGTACAGAAACTCCAGTAGCAGAGAGGTTCGTCGGATTAGGCGTACGCCACCCGGTCGTCATCACCCGTCAGCAAGCTGGACAGACGGTGGTCTGTTACGCCGTCGGCGTTGACGCATACAAACCGAGCATAAAGACAGATCCACGTAACATGTTGACTTGCAGCAGCACTAAATAGAAGCATCTATTGTCTTTTAAACCCCACACTGATCTTGACTCCTCATTGCCGGTTCGTCGTTAAAAAGACCGCCCGACTCGTAGTGTGGTTTGTACGGAACCAGGCGACGCTCACTATCTTCGTTGGTAACACGTCAGAAGACTCTGAGGCTTCTCGTGTGAATCAAGTAAAACTATCGTGCCATTCCCCGCCGACAAAGGCCGACCAGCAGCATTTTGTGAAAAACCAGCCGCGTAGGTGCCTCGGGGTATTTTCGGCTTGGCGGAGGCTTCGCCCGCCCAACAGGGGTCACCGTCGCAGAGATCTCCTAATCGCTTTGAGATTCCTTTCTCCAAGTCTGTATTCTTGTTTCCGTCCCGTCAAACACCCGCGACGGAAAATAAGAGAAAAATTGACTGGGACACTGATAATCAGAGTGATTCTCCTTGCCTAGTACTAGAAAgccaggcgaagaaggacgacggATCCCCCCTCTCTGGGGTCCCGGCGCAACGCTGTTGCAGTCAGGCCCCTTTCTCCGTAGATAAGGCGGCCACCCCCGCTTGAAAACATTTTTCGGCCTAGTAATTTATGGGAGAACGCCCTCTTTTCCCGTGTGCCATAGATGGCCACACCCAAGGCAGCGGACGTTCTGCGTGCTTTTCGTCAGCTTTTGATGAAAACCCGAAAGGGCACATGCGTGCAGGTGGATGCTGTTTGGAAGCATAGAGCTTTCGGGGCCAAGTAGAGGGCGGATGGCAGTCGCGGATTTCTTGAGGTTGTTTTCTGTGAAACACCGACCTTCCCCAGGATGAgcgctttcttcgctcttttctgtctcccccgCTACTGCGATTGATCTGGGCTTGGTCTGATTGTGTGGTGGTTCACAGAGAAGACGTCTCTCTGGTCTCTGCTTTCGGACCGATTCTCTCGCTTTTGGTCGTATGTCAACGAATTCCGAGGACGTTTTTCACACCTTTATGTcttcctgcgttttttcgcgACGCCCAGTCAGTAGTTTCTCCCCCGGGTCTCCACACTCGTACGTAAAGCGCGATCCATATACCATATATACCATATTTTCCTTTGTCCGGTTTCGTGTGTTTCTGATCTTCCTTCTTGATTGTTCCCGTGCATACCTTTTTTCAAATCCCCATCCCTCTTCACTGTGAGTTTCTTTGGCacgttgtcttctctgcgcatgcatcacCCGATTCTTTCAGTCCTACGATATTCATTTTTTCGTGTTTtcccctctgccttcttttcaCTCCACCTCCTGGTTTCCGGGAACTTTGGAGGGTGTCGAACGGATTGCCCCCTCAGAAGGGGCCTCTGGAGAcccgctttttttctccgtgttTCTCCGCCGCTCAGCTTTATCACTTTGTTCCTCTGTTGCTGTGTTGTTGGGTTGTCTCGCCTTGTTGAAAGCTTCGTGAAATTTTTAACCTGCAGACTGCGACCCCAGACGAAACTGCCACCTCGTTCGCGGGATGCGTGATTTCCCGCTTCTTCCACGACCACCGTATCGCGGTTTCATCGAGCAACTGTGTTGGAACACAGCCGACGAGGCACTGCTGTGTCGTGgccgtctttcctcttttgctCACGAACTTTCAACTTGCAGGCGCGACCCCCGGTTCTTCGTTGGCggtccttctctcgtcttctcacACTTACATCTTCTTCGCAAAATCCATTTCCTCAGtccgttcctctctgtgtcagCTGTCTGTACGCGCCGTACCCGTTCGCTTACGTCCATCCTGCTGCAAACATAGGGCGGCTGCTGATCCACGCGCCTTTTTCGCGGTCTCTTCTGAACTGTACACGCAACGCCTgcctttctcggcttctgaCACTGGTCCCAGTTTCCTGACACTCCGAAAACATGTTGCCTAACGGCTCAGGGGGGGGCTTCCGGCCCCCGCCTCCTGGGGGTTCTGGAGTGCATCCAGGGCCTCCGCCGGGGCACCCGTGTTCGCCGGCTGGCCACTTGCCGCCGGGGCtgccgctgccgcctcctccgGGGTTTTTGGGTTTCCCGGGGTCTCTTGGCCCGCCGTCTTCCTCACCGCCACCTCCGCACCCCGCCGGTCTCTTCGTTCCCCCGCAGCAGGGACCCCCCGCCCCTGGGGCCTCTTCTGTGCCTGGCTCGTCTCAGCGGATGCCACCCGGCGGCATGTTCATGCCGCCCCCAGGGTTTGCGGGCTTCCAGCAGCCGGGCGGCGCGCGCCCCATGCACCTGCCCCCGCACGCGCAAGCTCGCGGCGGGTCTGGAGCCCCCCTGGGACCTAAGGGCAGTCCCGGGGGAGCCGCGGGTGCACCGGGCCTGAACGGGGCGACGCCGAACCCCCCGGCGTCGGGGAAGTCCCCGTTTTACGGGAAGGACGTACGGAGAATGGAGACTTCTTCGCCGTACGCGGGTGCGCCGCAGGCCAAGATCGAGAGCGGCTTCGGGGCGCCGCAGCCGTCCGTTTTCTCGCGGTACCCGCCGCCTCTTCCAGGCCCGGGGCAGGTTTCGGCCGGCCCCCCGAAGGATCTGCGCGCCAAGGTGAAGACGGCGGAGGAGTTACTggcggagaaggcgcgcaAGTGGCAGCAGTTGAACACGAAGCGTTACGGGGAGAAGTCGAAGTTGGGGACGGGCCAGGACACGACAAAAGAGGAGATGCCTCCGGAGCACCTGCGTAAGTTGATCAAAGACCACGGAGATATGACGAGCAAAAAGTTTCGCCACGACAAGCGCGTCTACCTCGGCGCGCTCAAGTACGTTCCACACGCGGTCTACAAGCTGTTGGAGAACATGCCGATGCCTTGGGAGCAGGTTCGGAACGTGGCTGTGCTGTACCACATCACGGGCGCGATCACATTCGTGAACGAGATTCCCTGGGTCGTGGAGCCGATCTACCTTGCCCAGTGGGGCACGATGTGGATCATGATGCGgcgcgagaagcgcgacCGTCGACACTTcaagcgcatgcgtttcccgCCCTTCGATGACGAAGAGCCGCCGCTAGACTACGGAGACAACGTGCTGGATGTGGAGCCGCTGGAGGCGATCCAGATGCagctcgacgaagaggaagacgcgccCGTCATCGACTGGCTCTACGACTCCAAGCCCCTGCAGCACGACCCGCGGTACCTCGCGGGGCCGTCCTACCGGCACTGGCGCTTGGAAATCCGCCAGCTCAGCGTTCTGTACCGTCTGGCGAACCAGCTCGTGTCGGATCTGCAGGACAAGAACTACTTCTACCTCTTCAACTTGGAGAGCTTCTACACGGCGAAGGCGCTGAACATGGCCATTCCTGGCGGCCCCAAGTTCGAGCCTCTCTTCCGCGACTTgcacgaggaagacgaagactgGAACGAATTCAACGACATCAACAAGATCATCATTCGACAGCAAATCCGCACAGAGTACAAAATCGCCTTCCCCTACTTGTACAACAACCGCCCGCGAAAGGTCGCGATCGGCGTCTACAGAGAACCCACCTGCTCGTTCGTCAAGCCCGAAGATCCAGACCTACCCGCCTTCTACTACGACGCCATCGTCAATCCCCTCCCCGCGTACAAAAGCGGATCCTCCACTACCACGCAACAAGGTGAGGTCAAAGAaaactttttttctcctcacaCGACGGCCGTCGAGACCCCTCTCCAAAAATCTAAATCTGCACTCAACCAGTCACATACGTATGCAAATGTATAGTGTGTACGTGGGACGAACAGGCGTGCGTCAATGGGAGACTTCCCCGTCCCCGAAAAGGACCCAATCATGCATGCGCATTGGTGGCGCGGCGGCTCTTGTTGCCTGAAATTTTTTGCATCCATGTCCGTGGCCGAACCTCGGAGATTGCCGAACTTCTTCACGAAGGGGAGATGCATGTGCATCcacatctatctatctatctatctatctatatatatatatatatatataaataagtggcttgtatgtgcatgtatatttgtatacgTGCATTGGCGGATTTGCATGGGACGTGCGCGTCCCGGAGGTCTCCTTTGtgtgcgtgtctctctgttctttgaGACTTGTTTCCACAAGAAGCCTCGTGTTTGCAGTGTGGAAGCAAGAGACGTGGCGCTCTTTCTCCATGTTGTGgtgccctctgtctctctccctctctccctctctctctccctctctccctctccctctctcgctctccctctccctctctcgctctcgctctttctttgAACCCTGCTTCGGCATTTCTTGCCCCTCCGTCGGGGATGCCAACAGCTCGCCGAACGTCTCAGGCCGCTGGGTGTCTGGCTTCCCTCAGTCGCCGCAGCGCGTGCGTgtgcgcgtttcttctttggcAGATTTTTCTGTGTTCGAGGACTTTGTTCTCCCGCGGGAGATCCAGCCGCTGCTGCAGGATGCGCCGCTATCGACAGACACGACTGTGGACGGGATCATGCTCTACTGGGCATGTCGGCCCTTCAATCTGCGCTCTGGGCGGACGCGCCGCAGCGTGGACGTACCCCTCGTCCAGTCGTGGTACCGCGAGCATGTGCCGACCAACTACCCTGTGAAGGTTCGCGTCTCCTACCAGAAGTTGCTGAAGTGTTGGGTGCTGAACCACCTGCACCAGCGTCCGCCGAAGTCGCTGAAGAAGCGGTACCTGTTCAGAGTTTTCAAGAGCACCAAGTTCTTCCAGTGCACCGAGCTGGACTGGGTCGAGGTCGGCCTCCAGGTTGCGCGCCAGGGGTACAACATGCTGAACCTGCTCATCCACCGAAAGAACCTCAACTACCTGCACCTCGACTACAACTTCAACCTGAAACCCGTGAAGACGCTCACGACCAAGGAACGCAAAAAAAGTCGATTTGGAAACGCCTTCCACTTATGCAGAGAAATCCTCAGACTGACGAAGCTGGTCGTCGACTCGCACGTCCAGGTAACGACCTACCTTGCCACGCTGGTCCCGTCCTTGCTCCATCCACACACCTCGATGTGTGCGGTGTTCTCTACGCTCCCTCCTACCCAGTTTCTGTGTCGGGATGTATCGAGCGTCTCCTCTCATTCTACGTCTCACGGTTTCTGTTtacctctgtctctccctctgtgtgTATCTTTCCTCCTATGCCTCTGTCAGACCGAAGCacacgcagacacacacacatatatatatacgtttgGGGACCTCTGTGTGTTTTCCGTTGTttgtgtgtctccgtttctaTACTTCCCGTCGCTTCACGCgtgctttgttttttctctccccctttTGCTCCTTCAGTACCGCTTAGGAAACGTGGACGCGTTCCAGTTGGCAGACGGCTTGCAGTACACTTTTGCACACGTCGGCCAGCTGACGGGTATGTATCGGTACAAGTATCGACTCATGCGCCAAGTGCGAATGTGCAAGGACTTGAAGCACTTGATTTACTACCGCTTCAACACGGGGCCCGTGGGGAAGGGCCCCGGCTGCGGGTTTTGGGCGCCGGTGTGGCGCGTGTGgctgttctttcttcgcggTGTGTTGCCGCTGCTGGAGCGGTGGCTGGGAAATCTGCTAGCGCGGCAGTTCGAGGGACGTGTGTCGAAGGGCGTTGCAAAGACTGTGACGAAGCAGCGCGTCGAGAGCCACTTCGACTTGGAGCTGCGAGCTGCGGTGATGCACGACATTCTGGACACGATGCCCGAAGGCGTCAAGGCGAACAAGGCCCGGACGATTCTGCAGCACCTGAGTGAGGCATGGCGGTGCTGGAAAGCCAACATCCCGTGGAAGGTTCCTGGCTTGCCCGCGCCTGTCGAGAACATGATTCTCCGGTACGTGAAGATGAAGGCGGACTGGTGGACGAACGCTGCGTACTACAATCGCGAACGCATTCGTCGAGGCGCGACCGTCGACAAAACTGTCTGCAAGAAGAACTTAGGGCGGCTCACGCGTCTTTGGCTCAAAGCCGAGCAGGAGAGGCAACACGCATACCTGAAGGATGGGCCGTACATCACTGGCGAAGAGGCT
This Toxoplasma gondii ME49 chromosome VIII, whole genome shotgun sequence DNA region includes the following protein-coding sequences:
- a CDS encoding omega secalin, putative (encoded by transcript TGME49_231960), which codes for MKVRSVLSVGFWAAACVAFQTNPDLDNLCHDNSRNYEFRLLDSVFLTREGLWTSLRIVGTEAAAHSPTSTKEEQDPGSSNSPGEDTSGTQLPQGSTQCDWRKCGTREQVEKTIKEIEEEWGDESAFVTRKLQRRMSTPCRLKKHPCPKQRLTWEREIREEFRRVAPRHLERAATLRKALEQRPPSMSGSLGTQSTGGTLPQATPEDTSVSRMSATPGNAVEVELIGFAVGNDDTDIPVFRTPGPPGTTSAPSEPQAGIPATLGGKPAILILPTTSDASTGGRSISQSGTNLTQQASFQQPGGTASGPSTSSSVSTSQTALPPGNVRGAAGLGTSTPSTTNLHQASSKNSTVDPGASSSSGVSGVAQAFPGVLPGSVMHQALQRSGLLSQPPPSERPAASKRRRKRRGGEGDLASQGVGRTGVNQPVAVDPYDNTPSPKLRFSPLRTAEGAAGATKPPHLLASLPSSDPGMFSSTGSSPTGSSRLPSPQGSSSSTSLSLGTAHRNSQTTFPLKREPLPPGTLVEPVVPLVPFAANKNGRLETVLIPSAAVVATGGSSFPQSGTDATQQVGSQQPRRTASGPPTSSFVSASQTALPPGNVRGAAGPGAPPPPATHPHLAYSKRSTVDPEPSLSRSSRGVPQAFPNLQQQPQGNVVHQPLQQQPQGNVVHQPLQQQPQGSLVHQPLQQQPQGTVVHQPLQLQPQGSVVHQPLQQQTQGSLVHQPLQQQPQGNVAHQPLQQQPQGSVVHQPLQQQPQGSLVHQPLQMQPQGNVVHQPLQQQQQGSLVHHRPQHQPQGNVVHQPLQQQPQGSVVHQPLQQQPQGSLVHHRPQHQPQGNVVYQPLQQQPQGNVVHQPLQQQPQGSLVHQPLQHQAQGSVVYQPLQQQPQGNVVHQPLQQQPQGSVVYQPLQHQPQGALVHHRPQHQPQGNVVHQPLQQQPQGNFVHQPLQQQQQGSLVHHLHRRPQHQPQGNVVYQPLQQQPQGSVVHQPLQQQPQGSLVHQPLQQQPQGNVVYQPLQLQPQGSVVHQPLQQHPQGSLVHQPLQQHLQGSRVHQPLQQQPQGSVVHQPLQHQAQGSVVHQPLQQQPQGSLVHQPLQQQELLPPGVQPETSVSWKPALASADKGQQRSSGKMLMTLDIPGSSRRASERAYYAPSRDGALLFDQLFPEFPFEGTSMNHPQHYAGHDTANVGDSSQPKTAYSTGEVAGPASSFDFLSPTGWKRTIRSIETPHPGHGSQQPGGGGTVLPSYPQLKDFDLTLLSTPMPAPQWDTSTNAPSENVAAKTQAVPTRGDESGSVTSPYDQLFREAAAFNESMRSDEAPKSYLTSTSMHFQSAAPSSQNRPGSLQNKPSESGRTSGVSAVGHKAAAPHVKPSDREQNPFQLFVEPLPSAPKPTSAFAWPEAGTSFEPVTSAESMTVSGGSGKKQAKRSTSPVTASLEQSPFETVSVSSATELQAPSISEYGSPRTHLSSTPAVKGPSAGPVSSTSNEFGSLLAAALRDAGWSDGMTEDEATDFVLDSIKNLEELQVANEWDAASTETRPAAEGGTQHASFNLVSTLLGPDATPTPPGSRSTPPGGPTKKPSAMGRQKPSSRSTSDSKVEGRSSTRDSSLVAPSTSIGAAVRERSKTSSPGSSSPQSKQLTEESFSLGTKEDDSASMVEGDESQVQSSKATASATRRRAWQGQRLNIFGIQPETPGTQPVLQFMRESNRGSVSTAKSPDTPVTSAPGGSQGDSGNDGVGLVAGSSVLPSAVQGKSYASISGIPSHRESLSSSIQDVQPGGVRGAGRRTPNVRTPVSASPTTVFPFASEGLLKKTSKRQTPGLEGYTPSAKTRRETGTVLPSSLGEWQGLTLRTPMKSTSPGASEMQPLSSLVASTSRGALQPALPGSMSPSSSARPQSLRAPSRGSSSYSE